aagtaTCCATGTCCTCATCATTAAGAGTCACTTTTATTTGCtacaaaccaacagacagatGTTGTGGGTTAGAAAAATAGGAACAGTGATAATACTCATATATTCCAGAAATTCTGAACTTTGAATATCACTTCAAAGATGCCAAACAATCAATGTTTGACAGGCACGTACTACTTGGTCACCGGCAGGCCTCATCATCCTGGCCAGAACATTGAGCAGGTCCTGCCTCTTAAGAAACtgaggaagaaaataaatatattgcaTGTCACTATATTGAACACAATGCTctaaaaacagaacacaaatcaAGCGTAACACATATCCCATACCTTGAGTTGGACCATCATGCCTTCGCAGCAAACACGTCCAGAGCACCACAGGTTGTAGATGTGTTCGTTTTCCTGATTGAGCTTCCCGGTGCTCACCGCTTCTTTACTGGTGCCATCATCACCTTTACAAACCAATTACGGAAAATTAACTGACCTCCCCCGCTTGAATCATTTGGCTGCTACAGACGCAGTGGATATACAGACAACGGGGAACAAAGATGTGGAAGCACTCACCCACTAGTGCAAAGTTACTCTCTAGAAGTTCTCTGTGTGAGTTGAACCAGGCCTGCGCGAGGCGGCTGTTTTTATTCTTGCCAATGATATAGTTCATGATGTAGGCCAGCAGGCCGGTCACCATCAGGATCTCCATGTAATAACTCTCCCAGCTGTTCTGCAGATGGGCAGGAACCTACAGACAAACAGCAGGTTGTATATCAATATCAGTGTGAATAAGGAGATGTTAGATGTTGACAGTTGAAATAAGTGACACAAATCCTATTCAACAGCAGCTAAAAACAGTGCGCTGACCTGCATTCTGTCtgctttaaattaaatgtattacaATGGCCTCCTGCAGATGCTTCCCAGAATTCCCATTACAGCATCACCATTACATTGAAAGAGCATTACAGTGCAGCATGCTCTAAAATACATTaggacattttttgtttttttttacaagcaaCCTAAACCCTTTGGTGATGTAGATCCTAAGCAGATCACAATCAGCACGGTTTTTCTATTCCGAGAAGATTTTAACAATAAGACCAGCTTACTGTGTGGATTATAAGAGGGTCCTTCATCGAGTGGCCAGTCTTCTCTATGTCTTCAAGCCCCTCAAACTCTTCCCTGTCAAACTTGCTGTACATGTCTTGATCCTGTGGAAACACGTAATTAGTTTTACTATAGATTCTGTATAGATTAATATAAAACCATAAATATTGAATAACAACTGATTAATGagctctgtccccccccccaacaagaCAATATACCTGCGTCTCAGAGTCCTCAAAGCCATCCTGGCCATCCTCCAGTTCCACGGtggcttcatcttcatcctcatcctcatcaggcTGCGAGGACTGTGAGACTCGAGGCGGCGGGTCAGTTTCGGCCTCAGCTGCCTGCTCCTCATTCATGTCCTCAAACTCAGCAAAGTCATTGTCATCAAAGTCCACTATGTCCTCGCCATCGTCAAAGTCATCATTGTAACGCCCTCTTGTGACAGGAAAGACCAGAAGGAGGAGCAGCGTGGGTATCAGGAGGAGATATGCACTTCGCATTGTCGGACCTGCATGACGTAGGAATAGCAGGgtgtaaaagaaaacacaaaaataaggGTGTTTAAAGGCTAATAGGGGAAGGTCAAATAGAGACCGTTTACATGTGGAATACAGAAAGAAATCGCACAGTGAACACAGCAGCAGACCAGTCCCTGCTCACACAGTGGGTGTTCACGTGATGaccccatagactgtatatgaccCCCAAAGACCAGATGATCCCTTGGGATAGAGACTAACTAGCAGGAGTAAATGAGCTGTAGTGCACCTCCACTGAGAAACATTGTTTAAATGAGAACTCGTTTCTAGTGAAGCACTTTGGTGGCAATACCAAAAAATATAGGCATATCAATAAATCCACATAAGATAGTGTTGGCCTAATGTGACGCTGCTGGGGCAACATACAGGCTTAGCTCAGTAGCCGAACCCTGTGTCGCTAAATCCGGTAAAGATTCAACCAGATAGCCGCACCAACTAACTTTAGCTAACACTGGAGATATACTTGCTAACAGGCTAAATTAGCGGATTATGTTTGACTTTGCTCGCCTCTGTACTGGCACATTACTTCACGCTAAAGGATAACTAATGTAGGATTAAACCAAAAGCTGTATATCACAGGGTCCGACCCATCCCCCAGCACTCTCTCACTTTAATATTAGCTCTTAGCTAATCTTGCATTAGCATGCTAGCGGTGGCTAGGTAGCATGGGACCATGTTGCGAGCAAACAGCCTCTGATCCTGACCGGAAAACAGCCGTTTGTCTCATTGACACATCTCAGAGAGTGAAGCGCATACAAAACGACATGACAAAATGTCTACATCACCTTGCCTCGAGATTATCTGTCAGTAAACGGGACGCTGGCTGGGCTTCACCTGAACTGTCCTTGGTAGTGACGTACAGGAGGAAGGGGGAtattatttcaaagtaaaagcagtggTATCGGCTGGTCTCGCACCGGATATCACGTGACCACGGTGTCAGCTGCGTAattataaagttttattttgcaGGTTTCTACCGGAAGAGTTGTGCTGCCCTATCTGATTATGATGCTGTAGTGCCGCAGGTGGTCGTAGCGCGTAACTACAGCTACAATAATTATAACAGAATAGCGTTATGAATAATTCATGATAATACATATAGCGTAGACATTTATAAAAACCGTTGTGACCATGTAAATGATTACAAATTATACTGTACATATCATACTGAACCTAATATATTGTCCCCGTTCAAACAGACAGCTAGGACACATGTAACTACTTACTGACAATATAACAAAGAATAGGACCGTAACAAATAAAGGAACTTCTATAGCATATAACAAATCAAATTGACATGGGAAAGGAACTAATAATAAatgattatataaataataacataaataaacaaatacataacTGAATAAAAGTATTTAATGTGTAGTATAATATGATTAGAATATTATTCTTACAAATGTCCTATAATAACACATTCattatctgtctatctatataatcatatctatttttagactacAATGTAAAAGAAAGACCTAACTTTTGGGGGGAATTTGGcgattttataaaacaaaaaagaaaaagaaagaaaaccccAAACCGGAAGTCTCTTGTGTTTGGTTCAACTTGACCGTTTATTTAGAGCACAACGAAGCAATGCAACTCTTTGTTGGGTGAAGTGGTGAGAAATCTTCCTCCGGAACAGCATTCGCTTGATTAAATGCTCCTCTTCACACCGCAGGCTGACACCCGTTCGTGTCAGTTGGAGTAGCGGCTCATAGACTGCGCAGACGAGCACTTATTCCATAGTTAGCTAACGCTAGCGTGCTAGCTGCAGTTTGGGGGGGATGTCGCTCCACGGTAAAAGAAAGGAGATCTACAAATACGAGGCGCCATGGACGGTGTATGCGATGAACTGGAGCGTCCGGCCCGACAAACGCTTCCGACTGGCACTCGGGAGCTTTGTGGAGGAATACAACAACAAGGTGCGTAGTGTGTTGTGGATGTGGCCATTTATTAGCCGAGGCTAAAGATGGAAGCGTTGgcgagctaatgctaatgctagccgTCCTGCGCAGCACTTACTCGTAAAATCCCAGTTTTGGTCTCACTCCACACTAACGCATTAGTAACTATGTGGAAAATAGGCACCAGGTCTAGTTTGTGTCTTTAGTTGCACTGACCCCTGTCTAAGTAATTCACAGGAATGTTCATTTCCAGTCCTCGTAGCTTAGTGAAAAGTCAATGGACTCGCGCTGAaactggtgtttgtgtgtttgctcctgcACAGGTTCAGCTGGTGggtctggaggaggagagctccGAGTTTGTCTGCAGGAACACGTTTGACCACCCGTACCCGACCACCAAGATCATGTGGATACCCGACACCAAGGGGGTTTACCCGGACCTGTTGGCCACCAGTGGAGACTACCTGCGCATCTGGAGAGTATGtggatcatttctctcctgtTCATCAAATCCCCAGAGCAGGATCAAATAAAACACGTGGCAGACAACCCCAACAAGCATCGTCTGTTTTGTTGAAGTCATTCAAAGCTGTGCAGTCGACAGCAACTGTTTGACAAAAGCTATTTTAAGCACACTGCAGCACACGTTCCTTCATAACCAGTTGGCGGCTGGAAATACTCATATGAGAAATATCTGCTGCTAGAAATAATCTCCAGCAAATGTGTTGTATAGACTTGTTTTTTATCAAATATGGGATCTTCTTAGCCTTATCTAAATTGCTTGTGTGTCCCTGTGGACAACAGTTTCAAGAGACATAGAATGGGAGGAGAGATCTTTAAAGACTCTTTTCAAGCTGCATTTACAGGGGATACTCTCAAATGTAGGTGTAAAAGAGACATATCTGTCAGTTATCAATCATATCCAGAAGTAGCCATGTTGTTATTAGTTTGTGTACTGAGTCAGCTTGGCCAGATAGTTGTTGTGAATTGGTCATATTGACTTGACATTGGTACCAATTAAAGTCCTGTGCCTCCGTCTTTCAGGTCAGCGACACAGAAACGCGTCTTGAATGTCTGctgaacaacaacaagaacTCAGACTTCTGTGCGCCCCTCACCTCTTTCGACTGGAATGAAGTGGATCCCAATTTGCTGGGTAAGAAATCCTCTGTAATGATTTATAGTTAGAAAGCTAGAGCTTAATTCTTCACGGATGAAGTTTGAGTTTCTAAAGTGTTGTTCAACCTGCAGGCACATCCAGCATTGACACCACCTGCACCATCTGGGGGCTGGAGACCGGTCAGGTGCTGGGGCGAGTTAACCTGGTCTCTGGACATGTGAAGACTCAGCTGATCGCTCATGACAaagaggtgtgtttgtgtctgcactGCAAAATGAAGTGGGGTTGTGCTCACAGCCCGAAAGAACATTTACtttaatgtgtttctgtgtgttttcaggtgtatGACATTGCGTTCAGCCGCGCAGGAGGCGGCAGAGACATGTTTGCCTCTGTAGGAGCTGACGGGTCCGTCCGCATGTTTGACCTCCGACACCTGGAGCACAGCACCATCATCTATGAAGACCCCCAGCACCACCCGCTTCTCCGCCTGTGCTGGAACAAGCAGGACCCCAACTACCTGGCCACGATGGCCATGGACGGAATGGAGGTGAGTTTTCTTTAACGATGGAGCCTTTGATCAAATCATTTATTtcacccccaaaaaaactaGTTTCCCATTTGTCGATCATGctcagatttacatttttctgagCAGATGAGCACTGCAAGGAGTTGTTGTTGAAGTTGGCTTTGAAGTTGGTATTAACAGTCCTCCATTTAGTCAGTCTTAATAGATGAATAGGTACATAGTGTTTAGAAAAAttacatgaaaaatgtaaagatcAATTAAACAACCACTTGTTTAACCATATTCGCAATTAACAATCTGTTCTGACCCCTCAACTAGAACGAGGAAAGGATCTCAAACCCCTTttttaaaaggggaaaaaaacacagaaacttcagagagagttgcaagtgagggatccctctctcagAATGGACAGAATTGCAATAGATGTCAGTTGTAAtagagcacatcaacaaaagAACATTATTAACAACATTTATCAGAGGGATGGAAGGAAGATCATGTGGTATAATCAAAAGCTCCAAGCTAAAGCTCTATATCTAACCTATCATCAATATTTGTGTGTCATAGGTGGTCATCCTGGACGTACGTGTGCCTTGCACACCAGTGGCTCGGCTGAACAACCATCGGGCCTGTGTTAACGGCATTGCCTGGGCCCCTCACTCCTCGTGTCACATCTGCACTGCAGGTAAGCAGACACTTAGGCCTAAAGTGGCTCTTTGATTAAACACCTCACAAGGCTGCGTTGGTGGAGGATGTGTCTTTTCAGATAATGGACCAGAGAGACATACAATACCAGCCAGGAGACCCAATTGGAGCAATGAGTTTAAAGTGTAATTAGATGCCTGAAGATTTGTCCACAGATGAGCCTCTTCGAAAAAAACGAGGGAGCCGTGttgtttcttatatttttctTCTAATTCTCTTCTTCCCTCAGCTGATGACCACCAGGCCCTGATCTGGGACATCCAGCAGATGCCGCGGGCCATTGAGGATCCCATCCTGGCCTACACTGCTGAAGGGGAGATCAACAACGTGCAGTGGGCCTCCACACAGCCGGACTGGATCGCCATCTGCTACAACAACTGCCTGGAGATCCTGCGTGTCTAAAGCTACGGACACTTAGATGAAGAATAGAAGGAGCTTTTTGTTTCAGATTTGgacttgtcccccccccccccccccatcccacttCTTTCAAGACGATGATGAGGTCATGAGTGAACTGTCTGAAGGTGTTCGGAGTATCACATACCAACTCCTCAATAAcctgttttacattttcttccaCGTCTTTACTACATTCTTctattaaatgtgtttatgcTCTTATTTATTTTGCTCACAAGGTAGTGTTCAACATCAGCACAGCAGCTAAGACGATTGAACTCTGAGCTGTTGTCTTTGAAGATCCAATGTTTTTATACTTCTTGGTGGGATTTCAGCCAGATGTGAGATTATCATAAAGGATTtagatgttgtgtgtttcatctgtttGATTTGTAAAGGTTGATTAAAAACTACTCTAGGTGGCAGATGTCCTCTCGAATACGTAGGAATATGTCGTAGTTTTATTGTGGACTCATACCATTATTGCTGATTCAAAGAATATTTTTGTCTTGTTGACCTCTGTGGCAATTTACATTTTCCGGTATCCCCTCTCCACATATTTGTATTCAGGCTCTAACTTGTGACCTGTGCAacttttaaaaattgtaaaaatgacCAGAGGCGGCTTCATATCGTCACTGCGGTGGTGTCTGTCATCATATGGTGTGTTTAAGTTGGGCTGTTGATACTGTGAGTCAGCCGTGTACAGCAACACTGAGAACCTACCAGAGCAATGTTGTTCAGTCTCCCACCTCCCTagttctcctccttttcttcttcttcttcattttatttgtagaaGATTGTGCTTGGAAAGCtgcattttctttgtgttagaGTGCTTtgtgaaacgagaggagagcgaaaaacaactttctgacgACGCctgcctctcttttttttgttgttttcaataattaaAGGGTCATGTCCTTGTAGCATGCCATTACAAGGCAAAATgtacatacatataaatatatcaacTTGAGATGTTGGTAAGCCAAGTGTTCATGTTGTAGCTTTTttcataaagtttattattgaaTTTGCTCTAATAAATTGTATTCCTCCATGTCTTAGGAACAAACCTGTTGatgtttggcttcattttgttAAGTTGGAAGTGTGTTAACGGTCACATCGATCTTCCCCTGCATTAGGTAGTTAGGCGATGTCACCATAACACTGCCAAATAATGCATTTAAGGAGAACGCAAAGGAATAGCtggatttaaaatatattctaaTATCTGCGCATACTgccaaacacagacactgatgtgtctgtgaaaggctcctATCTGCCCGTTTTTATCAGCCAATGCCTAAACTGGTGTATTATTCTGTTGAGTAAATACTTTCACTCAGGTCAacatttggaaaataaaagcaatGTGGACTCCTGTTGTAAATCTGCAGTGTCTTtaatcaaagataaataacagaaattTGTGCTTCCAGAAACAACATACAGATTTATAAATGCTTACAAAGGCATTACATTCACCTCAGGGTTGGAACTGTTACTTCATCTCCACAAAGGACGCCCTTGATTGACATATACCATTCACAGGACCCTCAGCAGTGTTAAATATCACGGTCCAGTACAGTATCTGGTCCTTTGTGAAACCACGTGACCGCTCCATGAAGACGTCTGACACATTTTAGCTGAACAGTGCagtaacagaaaaaagaaaccgGGGGGAAACCGAGCAAAGCAGCCATGATCGACCAGCTAAGTGTGAGTGTTTCTCTGCTTGACTGTGTGTTGTAGAAACCCTCTGGAGTACAAATGTCACACCCAACAAGAACTGCTGAGTCAAAATGTCCGAGCATGAAACATGAGATGAAAATTGTTATTCTTTCTAATACAGCCGTGAACCTCCATCGTTCACAGTTGTGGTTATgccttttgatattttttcaaCACTCATTAAAAACAGGGAGTTTTTTACACTCATAGTTACATATGGCTCTTAATGTTACTAACACATCTCtaatattatgaaaataatttcAGTACAAGATAAATGATTGTTTTCTATAATCTAATTGTGCAACTCTTTAACAAAGTGAAAGCAGATAACTTTTCACACGTGAAACACATGAGTCCTTGTcatttctcctctcttcaagGAAACCTTGGCCTAGGATGCAGTTGATTGCCTGATGTTTGTGTATGAACCTGCGCTTACTCTCAACTCATGTTTCATAAAATTCCCGGCCCAGCTGGACAGGAATAATCTCTTCATTCACGAGTGAATAGATGCTGGAGCACAAAACCCCAGCAGCCTGTGAAGGCAGCGTTGAGTCCCAATTGATTTTAAGGAAGGTAGAAAGAAGTAACCATCTGGGGAACATGTGGCCATCCAGTCCAAAGGACCAGGCTTTTTtgctggtggtgatggtggagtTCTCTAGCTGCCTGGCAAGACAGGGTCAGAGACGTGCCTCTGGATCTCCTGCATCTCGGTGGAGGTCTCCAGGTGCtcggggagggaggggaagcgCTGGCTGCCACATAACAGTCCAGGAGGCTTGTTGATCCTTGACAGTTGAGGAGTGGAGGGGTCCATGGTGGGCAGGTGTGGTGGGTCCGCCTCCGGTGACATTGACATGGTGTCATCAGAGGCCACAGTGAGATGGATCCCACTCGACAGGGAGTCCTTGGATTTGTGCTTACAGTCAGAGTCTGGACTCTGGAAAGACAAAAATGGATGAATTCAGACAGGACTAGGTGCGGTACATCAATAACCTGATGGATCCCCCCCCCAGCCTTTGTGTTTCATAAAGAAACTGGATGAGAAAATTGTGGCTGTTACGGCCTGGTTGTCATAAAGGTTTAATCATCAAACTTTCCAAAGTGTTGATTACTGCCAACTCAATCAAACATCAAATCAGAAAAAGATGGTtttctgtcaaataaaaaaaaattatgacatTGTCAAAAATTATGCAACAAAATTGACAGGTAAAAATGATCATTTACAAtatattcagttttttatttataaggatTCCAGTAATGattcttaatgaaaaaaaaaataaaaaaatgatctgTCTTAGATACAAATGAGGCATCTTTTGAATATATCATTGTTAAATAATGCGGATAATAATGGTTCATATCTGTATTTCTAATAAACAGAAAAGTTCAGATACTAAttgggaaaaaaatgaagaaggaaAAGCTCCTCTTACATTGAAATTATTCCTTGATCTATAACTGACAGATAAATTAACCATAGACAGTctgaattattgttattattgttattactaaAATTGTTTGGATTGGACTTCACTATCTGATATGTGTTCAGATTTCTGTTTAATCTGCACAATTAAtatgaatttgatttacatcATTTTGACTTTCAAAATGACACATTTAATAAAAGTTAACATCAACATGACAGACAACTTGTGGTAACGACATGCATGTAAACTCACCACCTGCAGCAGTGAGGCAGTGCTGTCGATCTGCACCGGCTGGACTGGGGGGACAGCGTGAACTGTGGGTGGCCCTGTGCTGTACAGGGTGGTGGGGTGAGTCGGGTGAGGGCTGGGGGACACGGTGCTGTAGGCTGGAGGCACCGGGGCCATCTgtcgctggaggagctgcaggatcaCGTTGATATCTGCCGTCATCCGCGTCTCCAGCCTggcagagacggagggagatgTGAAATGTGAGCCGAGGAAAGGATTTATCTTCACGATGAGAAAACACACTGTTTAAATTTGTGTTTCCATGCAGCATGAAGGGCGACATTACATTTGTACGGTGAGTAATCTGCTATTTCAAAAATGTCCACTAGGTTTCTCTGTTGCTCTCTCCACAGTGTCCCTCCCTGTCGTACATGTAAAAGCAAACAGGCGGTTTACAGGACGTGCATTTAAACATATATGAAGacattttttctacatttttcagcttcacctttgacccctcTTATATTGtatctctcctttctcctccatttCTCTCATACACATGCATGTCAGACAGTTCACACCACGTAAGCAACCAGCTGGGAAAtgatacagacacacagcagggggggagggaggaacaGCCAGAAACAGACACACCTAGAAGGTAAACACACTCCACTGATAGAAGTGAATAATGAACCAGTGGCCATTAATTTCCATCAAAGGGggtatagctcagtggtagagcatttgactgcagatcaagaggtcCCTGGTTCAAATCCGGGTGCCCCCTCTAACCTTTTGACTCCCGCACAAAATATTGACTGACCGATTTAACTGTGATTGCAGCAGCTCCAGTCTGGATTCCAGCTCACTGGGCCGCTCCTCAGCGCACGGCGGTGGGTGGCAACTGGCCCTGACTGCTGACGTCGGTCTCTGTCCTTCAGAGGGTTTGCGTCCCGGACAGTAGCCATACAACCCTGAGATGCTGAttggtggtgctgctgctgctgctgctgctggtactGTTCAGAAAGGGCAACCTGTCAGTCAAAATCCTTTTTATACTCTAGTATTTCCAGGAAACTCAGTTATGTTTTGGACCAAATGCTTTACTGGATTTGatagtctggacattttccaacgACTATTTATGTTTGTCTGCATTATTGCCTGCCTCTATGTCTGTAAGTCGTTGGTGTCGTTTTGTTCCTGAGAATTTCAGCTTTCCAGTGATgttaaacattaacataatctCAAACACAGTGTTTCTATGAATGGATGTGGAGTTGACATGTAAAATGCACTAATGTActctctttaaaaacaattgtaattcaaatgaatgaatgaatgattcaAAGAGATAAAGGAAAGAAATtcaattttaatcatttaaatgtaatttacatGTCTaagatttttaataaaaaaattgaacaTATTAAAGTTTCTCTCATTTCATAAAACACACGAGGTCCCTAAAATATCTGGAGAAGGATGGAACCATCTGATGTTGCTATAGTGGAGAAAGACACAGTAATAGTGTGTTGGTAAAACCACGGCCTGCATGTGGTGAGAATGTCAAGTAATGAGATTTAAATGAACTTTGTGCACATTGAAAATTATTTAAAGCTCCTTTGAGCTTCCTGCAGTCTTTCCACACATGACTGTTCAAGGGATGGTATCAAGGTTGATTCTCTACCTGATAACGGTGGTCCTCCGCGGTCTACGGGCGGTCCCAACCCAGCAGAGGGTCCACTGTGAGGCAGGATGTTGACCACTGCTGGGGGACAGTCTCTGGTGTCACCTGTGGGGGGGTACAGCTCCCCTTTGCTGTGTCCCATGGGCTTCATCTCCTCATCACTAGACTGTGAACAGATActggtgctgctgcagaggtcatCCCAGTGGGCTCCTGCCATCGCGCTCTGGTGGTGGTTTGCCATTGTACAGGACTGATCGGGGTAAGAGTCCTCACGGTCCATCCCGTCTGTACAGAGAGGGTCAGGGGACAGCCGcataaagaaaatacagagaTCAGACCTCCAACAGATGTGTCAACTTTCTTAAACTCTGACCCTCACTCACCTGGACGGTTTCGGCGCCGCATGGAGCTTCTTCGATGCCTTGTCCGGCGGTAGCCACATTCAGAGTCCCTGCTCGGGGTGGGCTGGTTTATTCTGTCTGCCTGAGACATATCAGCTTCAGTAATTCATAAACACACAGCACATCTCATCTcacaacattttaaagaagGCCTTACAGagagttcagtgaaatatgtttAATGTGTACAAATTAATTGCACCATTTAAAACTTTCTGTCATACACAGATAACTGGTTAAAACCTTTTCCCGAAGCCTTAAAACACAGATACTATGAATGTAATTGCTTGTATAATGTTTATTCAAATATAGCATTTagcactgccctctagtggaactCACATCTCTCAGGTTGAAGGTGATCTCCAAGTTGTTCCAGAACACGTCAGCAAAGTCGGGATACATGTCCAGCACTTCCAGCAGGTCATCTCTCAGGATCTTGTGCAGGTCGCAGTAAGTTAGAGCTCTGACGTCAGCGCTGGACTTCCCTGGTCGGCCATAGAGACTGATGGGTTCACCAAAGATGTCGTTCTTTCCTGGACAAAGCACAGAAGCGAAAGAGAGGAACATTATGGGAGAGGGTGAACATTTGTTGGTCGGTCAGACACTGCTAAATTATTTtactaacaaaagaaaacacggAGCCTCAACAGCACCAGAGCTCAGCGAGCATTAATAGTGCCCTCAAACACagctgaaataataaataataaaatgacctATGCAGCTTGGATGTGAGTGCTGGCCCTATTGATGATCGATGCCACTGTGAAATGGAAGTGGAGCTCTGCCCAAACACCTCTGGCAACTCAATACACAGAATTGTTGTGCAGTGTTAAGGGCAGAGGGAGATTGTTGGAGAGTGATGAGAGGATGGAAGACAAATGTCAGTTTGACGTAATTGTGGTTTGAGTTATTTAGCAAAAATACAGCAGATTTTTGTGGTTTCAGAATCACAGATTAAGAAATTCACAACCTTTTCTGCTTTTCATGATTTTTATGTAAACTAGTTatttttgacagatttttttcttctaaatatTAAAACTGATTGAAACTGTAATTACTAATCACAGATTTGCAAACACATTGGAACAAAAGACAAAGTGGGCATGGCCTTCGTCATGCCTTGTAGCTCACCCAGTATTGCCACCACCACGTCGTCCCTGAGGATCTCGATGGACCCTCTGGAAATGAAGTAGACGGCGGTGAGAATGTCCCCGCTGTGGACCAGAGTGTCCGCCGGGGGAGCGTGGGTGGTCTTGAATCGCATGGCCAAAGCGCGCAGGCAGCCCTTGTTGGCGCCGCGGAAGGCTTTGCAGTTCTGAAGCAAGCTGCGGTTCAGATGGAGGCAGATGTCAGCCTGCAGACACTCAGGGAAACCCTTTAGAACCTGCAAGGCCAAAAAGGGCATCAGGTCA
Above is a genomic segment from Pleuronectes platessa chromosome 16, fPlePla1.1, whole genome shotgun sequence containing:
- the dcaf7 gene encoding DDB1- and CUL4-associated factor 7, encoding MSLHGKRKEIYKYEAPWTVYAMNWSVRPDKRFRLALGSFVEEYNNKVQLVGLEEESSEFVCRNTFDHPYPTTKIMWIPDTKGVYPDLLATSGDYLRIWRVSDTETRLECLLNNNKNSDFCAPLTSFDWNEVDPNLLGTSSIDTTCTIWGLETGQVLGRVNLVSGHVKTQLIAHDKEVYDIAFSRAGGGRDMFASVGADGSVRMFDLRHLEHSTIIYEDPQHHPLLRLCWNKQDPNYLATMAMDGMEVVILDVRVPCTPVARLNNHRACVNGIAWAPHSSCHICTAADDHQALIWDIQQMPRAIEDPILAYTAEGEINNVQWASTQPDWIAICYNNCLEILRV
- the ccdc47 gene encoding PAT complex subunit CCDC47, with the protein product MRSAYLLLIPTLLLLLVFPVTRGRYNDDFDDGEDIVDFDDNDFAEFEDMNEEQAAEAETDPPPRVSQSSQPDEDEDEDEATVELEDGQDGFEDSETQDQDMYSKFDREEFEGLEDIEKTGHSMKDPLIIHTVPAHLQNSWESYYMEILMVTGLLAYIMNYIIGKNKNSRLAQAWFNSHRELLESNFALVGDDGTSKEAVSTGKLNQENEHIYNLWCSGRVCCEGMMVQLKFLKRQDLLNVLARMMRPAGDQVQIKVTLNDEDMDTFVFAVGTKKAMAKHQKEMQDLSEFCGDKPKSGAKYGLPDSLTILSEMGEVTDGVMDNKMVHYITNNADKIESIHFSDQFSGPKVMQEEGQPLKLPETKKTLLFTFNVPGMGNTSPKDMDSLLPLMNMVIYSIDKVKKLRLNREGKQKADRNRARVEENFLKQTHAQRQEAAQTRREEKKRAEKERIMAEEDPERQRRLEEAAQRRDQKKIEKKQMKMKQIKVKAM